The Stygiolobus azoricus genome window below encodes:
- a CDS encoding transposase, producing the protein MARFERATDSYYNIRYVKYHCGYHFVWVPRYRGNVLVGSVAKKLEEL; encoded by the coding sequence GTGGCAAGGTTTGAGAGGGCCACAGATAGTTACTATAACATAAGGTATGTAAAGTACCACTGTGGGTACCACTTCGTGTGGGTTCCTAGATATCGAGGGAATGTCTTAGTAGGTTCAGTAGCTAAGAAGCTAGAGGAGTTATAG
- a CDS encoding 50S ribosomal protein L21e, translated as MVAHSKGYRTRTRKLLTKSVRERGAVPPLSSLMYEYKEGEYVTIKINPSIHKGMPHRRYHGRVGIIMGKRGKAYEVKVTLGDKEKVIIVRPEHLEPFNGVKR; from the coding sequence ATGGTTGCTCACTCTAAAGGTTATAGGACTAGAACTAGAAAGTTACTAACAAAAAGTGTCAGGGAGCGTGGTGCTGTACCACCTTTGAGTTCTTTAATGTACGAGTATAAGGAGGGAGAATACGTAACAATAAAAATCAATCCCTCTATACATAAGGGGATGCCCCACAGAAGATATCATGGTAGAGTAGGTATAATAATGGGAAAAAGAGGAAAAGCCTACGAGGTTAAAGTAACCCTTGGTGATAAGGAGAAGGTAATTATCGTCAGACCTGAACATTTAGAACCTTTTAATGGCGTTAAAAGGTGA
- a CDS encoding DNA-directed RNA polymerase subunit F produces MSYSIRVIEEHYIPYSVAKKYLQDLISNGNSSNLLQRTFDYLNSISKCDSKGAEQMMEELKEIVKKEELRAMIASLCPQSIDEVRIILATDTSTTYTTEQVQKIIEIVKNHMES; encoded by the coding sequence TTGTCCTATTCCATTCGAGTTATAGAAGAACATTATATTCCTTATTCTGTAGCTAAAAAATACCTACAAGATTTAATAAGTAATGGTAATTCATCGAATCTACTTCAGAGGACGTTCGATTACTTAAATTCTATCTCAAAGTGTGATAGTAAGGGAGCAGAACAAATGATGGAGGAGTTAAAGGAAATAGTTAAAAAAGAAGAACTTAGGGCTATGATTGCTAGCCTATGCCCTCAGTCTATAGACGAGGTTAGAATTATTTTGGCAACTGATACTTCCACAACTTATACTACAGAACAAGTCCAAAAGATTATTGAAATAGTCAAGAACCATATGGAGAGTTGA
- a CDS encoding DUF655 domain-containing protein produces MQRKRPIKERMEKAVYVLDYLREGNPLDKHTMHKNRPVLQLVGEDYFMLMEASPLNSHQDFQLEQRIELIDNSYLKIDFHITYEDLTSVAKDELLKVLRVIVENKAQLFTEFFNKAEPLTLKLHALELLPNIGKKTLKTILEERKKEPFKDLRDIEQRVGIKDVIGIIVERIIKEIQGGEKYYLFVYPLEEKKKPTEHFVYLGYLERLSKDAQ; encoded by the coding sequence ATGCAAAGGAAAAGACCAATTAAAGAGCGGATGGAGAAAGCAGTATACGTGCTAGACTATCTAAGGGAAGGTAATCCTCTTGATAAACACACTATGCATAAAAACAGACCAGTACTTCAATTAGTAGGAGAAGATTATTTCATGCTTATGGAAGCTTCTCCTCTTAATTCTCATCAAGACTTTCAGTTGGAGCAGAGAATAGAGTTGATAGATAACTCTTACCTGAAGATAGACTTTCACATCACATACGAGGATCTTACGTCTGTGGCTAAGGATGAATTACTGAAAGTATTGAGAGTAATAGTAGAAAATAAAGCTCAATTGTTTACGGAGTTTTTCAATAAAGCTGAACCTTTAACGTTAAAACTACACGCACTAGAGCTATTACCTAATATTGGGAAAAAGACGCTGAAAACAATTCTAGAAGAACGAAAGAAAGAACCCTTTAAGGATTTACGAGATATTGAACAAAGAGTCGGAATAAAGGACGTTATTGGAATAATAGTGGAAAGGATAATAAAGGAAATACAAGGGGGTGAAAAATATTATCTCTTTGTATATCCATTGGAAGAGAAGAAAAAACCCACAGAACACTTCGTGTATTTGGGCTATTTGGAAAGATTGAGTAAAGATGCCCAGTAA
- a CDS encoding 16S ribosomal RNA methyltransferase A has product MPSKGQNFLIDLAFIKKVISYVDFSKRPIIEVGGGKGALTTLLRPDLTIEIDSSLANYLKDYNLVIADALAPPFFRGQVVSSLPYYITYNFMREMIKNSSISRLVLVLQKDFIDKILNRAVYISFTLHYHFKIQSKDIIPPRAFSPRPRVYSQIVIFERVRSYNQYVDDVLQCVSSYKNKKLNSVAKLCGINVTSDRRVRDFKPWQVIELLNFLGIEYV; this is encoded by the coding sequence ATGCCCAGTAAGGGTCAAAATTTTTTAATAGATTTAGCATTCATAAAGAAAGTAATTTCTTACGTTGATTTTTCTAAGAGACCTATTATTGAAGTAGGAGGAGGAAAAGGCGCTTTAACTACGTTACTAAGACCAGACTTAACTATTGAGATTGATAGTTCATTAGCTAACTATTTGAAGGATTATAACCTCGTAATAGCCGACGCTCTAGCTCCGCCCTTTTTTAGAGGGCAAGTGGTTTCATCACTTCCCTATTATATAACTTATAATTTTATGAGAGAAATGATAAAAAATTCTAGTATATCAAGACTAGTTCTAGTATTACAGAAAGATTTCATAGACAAAATTTTAAACAGGGCTGTATATATATCATTTACACTACACTATCATTTTAAAATACAGTCTAAAGATATAATTCCTCCTAGAGCTTTTTCACCTAGACCTAGAGTTTATTCTCAGATAGTAATCTTCGAGAGGGTTAGAAGTTATAATCAGTATGTGGACGATGTTCTGCAGTGTGTTAGTTCATATAAGAATAAAAAACTGAATTCAGTAGCTAAATTGTGCGGAATAAACGTCACTTCAGATAGGAGGGTAAGGGACTTTAAACCATGGCAAGTAATAGAGTTATTGAATTTTCTAGGTATAGAATATGTATAA
- a CDS encoding HemK2/MTQ2 family protein methyltransferase, which yields MASNRVIEFSRYRICINEHVYEPAEDTKILLDLLKINQGDKVLDMGSGSGILGYYAIRKGAKVTFIDINPYATEATLCTLKLNNVNPEKFDIINCDLLSCLRNDVIYDVAIFNPPYLPFEEYNSWIGYSWSGGKNGIEVIMRFFNNIRAKRIYIVVSSLSDFDKLFIEVKRMNYKITDKREITIGYETIMGLELVADDTTHSRGT from the coding sequence ATGGCAAGTAATAGAGTTATTGAATTTTCTAGGTATAGAATATGTATAAATGAACACGTTTATGAACCAGCGGAAGATACAAAAATACTCCTAGATCTTTTGAAGATCAATCAAGGAGACAAAGTATTAGACATGGGATCTGGGAGCGGTATTCTAGGTTACTATGCAATAAGAAAAGGGGCTAAGGTTACGTTTATTGATATAAATCCTTATGCAACTGAGGCAACATTATGCACCCTTAAACTGAATAACGTAAATCCTGAGAAATTTGATATAATTAACTGTGATCTCCTCTCTTGTTTACGTAATGACGTAATTTATGACGTAGCTATTTTTAATCCACCTTACCTTCCTTTCGAAGAATACAATTCTTGGATAGGGTATAGTTGGTCTGGAGGTAAGAATGGGATTGAAGTCATAATGAGATTTTTTAATAATATTAGGGCTAAAAGAATATATATAGTAGTCTCCTCTTTATCAGATTTCGACAAGTTATTTATAGAAGTTAAACGTATGAATTATAAAATAACAGATAAGAGGGAAATAACAATAGGTTATGAGACGATTATGGGATTGGAGTTGGTAGCTGATGATACGACTCATAGTCGTGGAACCTGA
- the trmJ gene encoding tRNA (cytidine-2'-O-)-methyltransferase TrmJ: MIRLIVVEPEGAYNVGFIARLVKNFSVDEFYLVNPKCNMQEAINFSAQGREILEKKAVIVSNYDDTIKDLDIKIATSSIADNEGDLLRKSIKPWDLDRFIENNKKIGLIFGRESVGLTREEIMKADFLLHIPGNPEYPVLNLSHAVGIILYEVFKLRNVKNTEKNEDERISSESIKLLDYYSKKIVDILKRSEGDENMYIALKRVLLKGVSDEVEARTVIRLLRKIYVKVNIAEGKSEDEME; encoded by the coding sequence ATGATACGACTCATAGTCGTGGAACCTGAAGGAGCATATAACGTAGGTTTTATAGCTAGGCTCGTAAAGAATTTTAGTGTAGATGAATTCTATTTAGTTAATCCTAAATGTAATATGCAGGAAGCAATTAATTTCTCTGCACAAGGCAGGGAGATATTAGAAAAGAAAGCCGTTATAGTTTCCAATTACGATGACACCATCAAAGACCTTGATATAAAGATAGCTACCTCGAGCATAGCGGATAATGAAGGAGATTTATTGAGAAAGTCAATCAAACCATGGGATCTGGATAGATTTATTGAAAATAATAAGAAAATAGGGTTAATATTTGGTAGAGAAAGTGTAGGATTAACAAGAGAGGAGATCATGAAGGCAGACTTCCTGCTACACATACCTGGAAATCCTGAATATCCGGTCTTAAATTTATCCCATGCAGTTGGTATAATTTTATACGAAGTTTTTAAGTTGAGAAACGTTAAAAATACAGAAAAAAATGAGGATGAAAGAATTTCGAGTGAGTCCATTAAACTCCTAGACTATTACTCTAAAAAAATAGTGGATATACTAAAACGTAGTGAAGGGGACGAGAATATGTATATTGCTCTTAAGAGAGTTCTTCTAAAAGGTGTAAGTGATGAGGTTGAAGCAAGAACTGTCATAAGGCTTTTACGAAAGATATACGTAAAAGTTAACATTGCTGAGGGAAAGAGTGAAGATGAAATGGAGTGA
- a CDS encoding 30S ribosomal protein S3ae, translated as MSSKASSAIKDKWKLKKWFTILAPKVFGEVPLGSTPAFDVSQTINRKVEATLYDLTGDFSMVYVHLYFRIVGNEGERVITRFAGHELSRDYIRSLIRRKSSKINAIIDVTTQDGYVVRVKGLALTTYRAHRSQKTAIRKIMADIVTKKAAESTFDQFVQDVVFGKLANDIFQESKKIYPLRKVEVEKTKVIKVPAS; from the coding sequence ATGTCATCAAAAGCTAGCTCGGCGATTAAGGACAAGTGGAAGCTTAAGAAGTGGTTTACGATCCTAGCACCTAAAGTATTTGGGGAAGTACCCTTAGGTAGTACTCCGGCCTTCGATGTATCACAGACGATTAACAGAAAAGTTGAGGCAACGCTTTATGATTTAACCGGAGATTTTAGCATGGTTTATGTGCACTTGTATTTCAGGATAGTAGGGAATGAAGGAGAAAGAGTAATAACGAGATTCGCAGGTCATGAGTTATCCAGGGACTATATTAGGTCATTAATTAGAAGAAAAAGTTCGAAAATAAACGCAATAATAGATGTAACAACTCAAGATGGGTATGTAGTTAGGGTTAAGGGATTAGCTCTTACTACATACAGGGCTCATAGGTCACAGAAAACAGCTATTAGGAAGATAATGGCTGACATTGTTACAAAGAAGGCTGCAGAATCTACATTTGATCAATTTGTACAAGATGTTGTATTTGGCAAATTAGCTAATGATATATTTCAAGAGTCTAAGAAGATATATCCTCTTAGAAAAGTTGAGGTTGAGAAAACTAAAGTAATTAAAGTCCCTGCATCATAA
- the spn gene encoding bifunctional sugar-1-phosphate nucleotidylyltransferase/acetyltransferase: MKAVILAAGQGERLEPITHTRPKPFIPILDKPLILDTIEQIRKYVSEVFVVISPSHKEYFEKNISGVTLIEQKEGKGTGAALKAVSSVINDDFILIYGDVFIGDKSVLKQFLSEKNAILGVEVKNPKDYGVLVMNNGNLSKIVEKPEIPPSNLINGGIYKFSPDIFAYLDKISLSERGELELTDAVTMLAKESQVKVIRYQGFWIDIGKPWNILDVNKWVLDNLPSSENFGKVEENVKIKGKVVIGDGVEIKSGTYIEGPVFIGEGSVIGPNSYLRPYTVLVKNNKVGNAVEIKESVIMEESKIPHLSYVGDSVIAEDVNFGAGTLIANLRFDENEVKVNIKGKKVGSGRKKLGAIIGGHVRTGINVTILPGVKIGAYARIYPGAVVNRDVGLGEFFRA, translated from the coding sequence ATGAAAGCTGTAATATTAGCTGCAGGTCAGGGTGAAAGATTAGAACCTATTACTCATACTCGCCCTAAACCTTTTATTCCTATCTTAGATAAACCCTTGATTCTTGATACGATAGAGCAAATAAGGAAGTACGTAAGTGAGGTTTTTGTCGTAATAAGTCCTAGCCATAAAGAATATTTCGAAAAAAACATAAGTGGTGTAACGCTAATCGAACAGAAGGAAGGAAAAGGAACTGGAGCTGCACTGAAAGCTGTATCTTCAGTAATTAATGATGACTTTATCTTGATTTATGGTGACGTATTTATAGGAGATAAGAGTGTTCTTAAGCAATTCTTAAGCGAAAAAAACGCAATCCTTGGCGTAGAGGTGAAGAATCCTAAGGACTACGGAGTTCTGGTAATGAACAACGGTAACTTATCAAAAATAGTAGAAAAGCCAGAAATACCGCCTTCTAACCTTATCAACGGAGGGATCTACAAGTTTTCTCCTGACATATTTGCCTACCTAGATAAAATTTCCTTATCCGAAAGAGGTGAGCTAGAACTTACTGATGCCGTGACAATGCTAGCTAAAGAATCACAAGTCAAGGTTATTAGATATCAAGGATTTTGGATAGATATAGGGAAGCCGTGGAACATATTAGACGTGAATAAATGGGTTTTAGACAATTTACCTTCCAGTGAAAATTTCGGTAAAGTAGAAGAAAATGTAAAAATTAAGGGAAAGGTTGTCATTGGAGATGGAGTAGAAATAAAATCCGGTACATATATAGAAGGACCAGTTTTTATAGGGGAAGGAAGTGTTATCGGTCCCAACTCTTATCTACGTCCTTATACTGTTCTAGTAAAAAATAATAAGGTAGGTAATGCTGTGGAGATAAAGGAGAGCGTAATCATGGAAGAAAGTAAAATCCCTCATTTAAGTTATGTAGGGGACTCTGTTATTGCTGAAGACGTGAATTTTGGGGCTGGTACTCTAATCGCTAACCTGAGGTTTGATGAGAATGAAGTAAAGGTTAATATCAAAGGTAAAAAAGTAGGAAGCGGACGAAAAAAACTTGGTGCTATAATAGGAGGTCACGTGAGAACGGGTATAAATGTTACAATTCTACCCGGTGTTAAGATAGGAGCTTATGCTAGGATATATCCTGGGGCTGTAGTAAATAGAGATGTAGGGCTTGGTGAATTTTTCAGGGCTTAG
- a CDS encoding redox-regulated ATPase YchF: MITIGLIGKTNVGKSTFFAAATMLDVEIANRPFVTIEPNVGVAYVKQLCVHKEFNVKCNPRNSICINDYRFIPVKLVDVAGLIPGAHEGRGLGNKFLDDLRKADVLIHVVDASGSTNEEGIPVKPGVRDPEEDISFIEKEIEEWFFSIISKDWQKFARTVDLTNRDPVDELLSKLSGLSINKYHIIETLRETKLENLKLMQWSEEDLRNFSKKLREISKPIIIAANKSDIPEAKQFIQKLTKKYKWVIPTSAEAELALRKAAKSGLIEYIPGERDFKVLKQLPQKQRDALDYIKKNVLEEYGSTGVQQAINSAVFDALGMIVVYPVEDEKKLTDHNGNVLPDAILIRKGSTPKDLAQEIHSELAKGFLYAINVRNKMRVGDDYKLQNNDIIKIVSSTAKP, translated from the coding sequence ATGATAACTATAGGACTGATAGGAAAAACGAACGTAGGGAAAAGTACATTTTTTGCAGCTGCAACTATGTTAGATGTAGAGATAGCTAATAGACCTTTCGTAACTATTGAACCTAACGTAGGTGTTGCATACGTAAAACAACTCTGTGTACATAAAGAGTTTAATGTTAAATGTAACCCCAGAAATTCAATATGCATCAACGATTATCGCTTTATTCCAGTCAAGCTAGTAGATGTGGCGGGGTTAATTCCAGGTGCGCATGAGGGAAGAGGATTAGGAAATAAATTCCTTGACGATTTGAGAAAAGCTGACGTGCTAATTCATGTAGTAGATGCTAGCGGCAGTACAAATGAAGAAGGAATTCCAGTAAAACCGGGTGTAAGGGATCCTGAAGAAGACATAAGTTTCATAGAAAAAGAAATTGAGGAATGGTTCTTCTCTATTATATCTAAAGATTGGCAAAAGTTTGCAAGAACTGTCGATCTCACTAACAGAGATCCCGTAGACGAGCTTTTATCTAAGCTATCAGGGCTATCAATTAACAAATATCACATTATAGAAACACTCAGAGAAACAAAGTTAGAAAATCTAAAATTAATGCAATGGAGTGAAGAAGATCTCAGAAATTTCAGTAAAAAACTTAGGGAAATTTCTAAACCTATTATCATAGCAGCAAACAAGTCAGATATCCCAGAAGCAAAACAATTTATCCAAAAACTTACTAAAAAATACAAGTGGGTAATACCAACTAGCGCAGAGGCAGAATTAGCTCTAAGAAAAGCCGCTAAGAGCGGCTTGATAGAATATATTCCAGGTGAAAGAGACTTTAAGGTGCTAAAACAACTCCCTCAAAAACAGAGAGACGCATTAGATTATATAAAGAAAAACGTTTTAGAGGAGTACGGGAGCACCGGAGTTCAGCAGGCGATAAACTCAGCTGTATTTGATGCTCTGGGAATGATAGTTGTTTATCCCGTAGAGGACGAGAAAAAGTTAACCGACCATAATGGTAACGTACTTCCGGACGCGATATTAATACGAAAAGGATCCACGCCGAAAGATTTAGCTCAAGAAATACACTCTGAGCTTGCCAAAGGTTTTCTCTATGCAATAAATGTTAGAAACAAAATGAGAGTAGGAGATGATTATAAGTTACAAAATAACGATATAATAAAAATAGTTTCATCTACTGCTAAGCCCTGA
- a CDS encoding 50S ribosomal protein L15e, which produces MALSMYSYIEATWQKEEWKKSVLRKRLIEWRRDEAIVRIEKPTRLNRARALGYKAKQGFVVVRVRVRRGGLNKPRPNSGRRPKRMGVYGYSPSKGYRWIAEERAARKFPNLEVLGSYYVGEDGLYKYYEIIMVDPNHPVIKADPNLKWLQDPANRKRVFRGLTSAGKKARGLRKSRGLKGTISHKWKKKQKERELKKRHEASKYYRLQNFDKIPGK; this is translated from the coding sequence ATGGCATTATCAATGTATAGTTACATAGAAGCGACATGGCAAAAAGAGGAGTGGAAAAAGAGTGTGCTGAGGAAAAGGTTAATAGAATGGAGAAGAGATGAAGCTATTGTAAGAATAGAGAAGCCGACTAGATTAAATAGAGCGAGGGCTTTAGGTTACAAGGCTAAGCAAGGTTTTGTAGTGGTCAGAGTCAGAGTAAGAAGAGGAGGTTTAAATAAGCCTAGACCTAACAGCGGCAGGAGACCCAAAAGAATGGGTGTTTATGGATACTCTCCATCTAAGGGATATAGGTGGATTGCCGAAGAAAGAGCTGCAAGAAAGTTCCCCAACTTAGAAGTCTTAGGTAGTTATTATGTCGGAGAGGACGGTTTATATAAATACTATGAGATAATAATGGTCGATCCAAACCACCCAGTCATTAAGGCTGATCCTAACTTAAAGTGGTTACAAGACCCTGCTAATAGGAAGAGGGTATTTAGAGGTTTAACAAGTGCTGGAAAGAAAGCTAGAGGATTAAGGAAGAGTAGAGGGTTAAAAGGAACGATATCACATAAATGGAAGAAGAAACAGAAGGAGAGAGAACTAAAGAAAAGACACGAAGCTTCAAAGTACTATAGATTGCAGAATTTCGATAAGATACCTGGGAAATGA
- a CDS encoding RNA-binding domain-containing protein encodes MKVAFVSISVFCHETEDRNKILSSLESFFSLDNAEVKDSVVQGHYGNRIEIIEYKMKGREAQNVFEKILNSLDKMDLILLASTLQSRTDKGKLHLRIDKQRFIEENKIFLRDGDDVIKLVISFKNFRNTDEIVEELKYLVSRDLRKDN; translated from the coding sequence ATGAAGGTAGCTTTTGTTTCAATTTCTGTATTTTGTCACGAAACAGAAGATAGAAATAAAATACTTAGCTCATTAGAGTCCTTTTTTAGCTTAGACAATGCCGAAGTCAAGGATAGCGTAGTTCAAGGCCACTACGGCAATAGAATTGAAATTATAGAATACAAAATGAAAGGAAGGGAGGCTCAAAATGTTTTCGAGAAGATTCTTAACTCATTAGACAAGATGGATCTAATTTTGTTAGCGTCTACTTTACAGTCAAGGACTGACAAAGGAAAATTACATTTAAGGATAGATAAACAGAGATTTATAGAGGAAAATAAGATTTTCCTAAGAGATGGAGATGATGTTATAAAATTAGTAATATCCTTTAAGAACTTTAGGAATACAGATGAAATTGTTGAAGAGCTGAAATATCTTGTTAGTAGAGACCTGCGTAAAGACAATTGA
- a CDS encoding RNase P p30-like protein, with the protein MLVETCVKTIELREYAKKLGYDEVLSEDKYDFRYRLSLELSSKEEIAKYIRKIKDNKVILFVKPLSFEVFKYSLQSPKVAALILDRKNIGLIGKKGSLNLIRQAKKPVEIQLKNLEIDVIYKVIQWNKWIEYPILSSCASKFNEIWSPLSKFSLLVTLGANESDALKWIYNNPTLLIGNYDRTTTY; encoded by the coding sequence TTGTTAGTAGAGACCTGCGTAAAGACAATTGAATTAAGAGAGTATGCTAAAAAACTGGGTTACGATGAAGTTCTTTCGGAGGATAAGTACGACTTCAGATATAGACTTTCTTTGGAATTAAGTTCTAAAGAGGAGATAGCTAAGTATATACGTAAGATTAAAGATAATAAGGTAATCTTGTTCGTAAAGCCACTATCATTTGAGGTTTTTAAGTATTCTTTACAATCTCCCAAAGTAGCAGCTTTAATACTAGACAGAAAAAACATAGGACTAATTGGTAAGAAGGGTAGTTTGAATTTAATAAGACAAGCCAAGAAGCCGGTTGAAATACAGTTAAAAAACCTAGAGATAGACGTCATCTACAAAGTAATCCAGTGGAATAAATGGATTGAATATCCTATCCTCTCATCTTGTGCTTCAAAGTTTAATGAAATATGGTCTCCATTATCAAAATTTTCCCTCTTAGTAACATTGGGTGCTAATGAGAGCGACGCGTTAAAGTGGATTTATAATAACCCTACATTACTAATTGGTAATTATGATAGGACAACTACTTATTGA
- a CDS encoding Rpp14/Pop5 family protein translates to MIGQLLIDVVIFIWLVILTLYSIKYKVIYFKKLRASKNVKVKRYIVFEMIPTTFPQAELELAIRNAVKELGGKTWLEISNPKVILIYQNYGVIASTRAGYKIVIASLPLVKSINGQEVLLVPRRTTGSLKRAKKLIGIG, encoded by the coding sequence ATGATAGGACAACTACTTATTGATGTCGTTATATTTATCTGGCTTGTCATTCTCACACTATACTCTATTAAGTATAAGGTGATATATTTCAAAAAATTGAGGGCTAGTAAAAACGTTAAGGTGAAAAGATATATAGTTTTCGAAATGATTCCTACTACTTTTCCACAAGCGGAATTAGAATTGGCAATTCGTAATGCTGTAAAGGAATTGGGAGGTAAGACTTGGCTAGAAATTTCTAACCCGAAAGTGATCTTAATTTACCAAAATTACGGGGTTATAGCAAGTACCAGAGCTGGATACAAAATAGTTATCGCTAGTCTACCTCTCGTAAAGAGCATTAACGGGCAAGAAGTTTTACTAGTTCCTAGAAGGACTACAGGAAGTTTAAAAAGGGCAAAGAAACTAATAGGTATTGGATGA
- the psmA gene encoding archaeal proteasome endopeptidase complex subunit alpha, producing MAFGPAAMGYDRAITIFSPDGSLYQVDYAFEAVRKGWTTLGVKTKSAVVLLSEKKKATQLLDVDNIEKVYLLDDHVGCSFAGLASDGRILIDYARSQALQHRLIYDEPINIDYLTKLVADIKQAYTQHGGVRPFGVALIIGGVDKGGIPKLLMTEPSGQFMPYYAVAIGQGGSVATEYLEKNYKEDLSVEDTILLALRALASTLKPGEKLTSSTVEIGYASTDVGIFRKMTFEERTSILQKL from the coding sequence TTGGCATTTGGACCAGCTGCAATGGGATATGATAGAGCTATAACAATATTCTCTCCAGATGGCTCATTATACCAAGTAGATTATGCATTTGAAGCTGTAAGAAAAGGATGGACTACTTTGGGAGTTAAAACAAAGTCTGCAGTAGTACTATTATCAGAGAAAAAGAAAGCAACACAATTATTAGATGTTGACAATATAGAGAAAGTTTACCTGCTAGATGATCATGTAGGTTGTAGTTTTGCCGGTTTAGCTTCCGATGGCAGAATTTTAATTGACTATGCTAGATCTCAAGCATTACAGCATAGGTTAATTTATGACGAGCCTATAAATATTGACTATTTGACTAAACTTGTAGCTGATATAAAGCAAGCTTATACACAACACGGTGGAGTAAGACCCTTTGGTGTAGCACTGATAATCGGCGGAGTTGACAAAGGAGGAATACCAAAATTACTTATGACGGAGCCTAGCGGTCAGTTCATGCCTTATTATGCAGTAGCAATTGGACAAGGAGGTTCTGTGGCAACTGAGTATCTAGAGAAGAATTATAAAGAAGATTTATCAGTGGAAGATACGATACTTTTAGCACTTAGGGCTTTAGCTTCTACGTTAAAACCTGGTGAGAAATTAACTTCCTCTACAGTAGAAATAGGCTATGCCTCTACAGATGTCGGAATTTTCAGGAAGATGACGTTTGAGGAAAGAACTTCTATTTTACAGAAGTTATAG
- a CDS encoding ribosome assembly factor SBDS, protein MTKKEEMVIARYEHGGERFEILVRPKEAMDLRNGKSVSLSDVVISDTIYKDIKKGLKASPSSLKKVFGTTDFEEVARQIILKGEIPLTAEQRKEILENKRKQVIDYIARNAIDPKTNLPIPRTRIEMAMEQAKVQIDPNKDVEGQALQIVKEIAKVIPIKIAKALIEIKVDPKYSSKVKSQLHNLGEVKKTNWLGDGTLVAEIEIPAGAQQEVIDKLNSLTKGEVEVKIVLVK, encoded by the coding sequence ATGACGAAAAAGGAGGAAATGGTTATTGCTAGATACGAACACGGGGGAGAAAGGTTTGAAATATTAGTGAGACCGAAAGAGGCTATGGATTTAAGAAATGGGAAGAGTGTTAGCTTGTCTGACGTAGTCATTTCAGATACTATTTATAAAGATATTAAAAAAGGTTTGAAAGCATCGCCTTCTTCCCTAAAGAAAGTATTTGGAACTACTGATTTTGAAGAAGTGGCTAGGCAGATAATACTAAAAGGTGAGATACCGCTAACAGCAGAACAAAGAAAGGAAATACTAGAGAATAAAAGAAAACAAGTGATAGATTATATAGCGAGGAACGCGATAGATCCAAAAACTAATTTACCAATTCCTAGAACTAGAATAGAAATGGCTATGGAACAAGCTAAAGTTCAAATCGATCCAAATAAGGACGTCGAGGGACAAGCTTTACAGATTGTAAAGGAAATAGCTAAAGTAATTCCTATAAAGATAGCGAAGGCTTTAATTGAGATAAAAGTAGATCCTAAATACAGTTCAAAGGTTAAGTCCCAGTTACATAATTTGGGAGAGGTAAAGAAGACTAATTGGCTAGGAGATGGGACATTAGTAGCTGAAATAGAGATACCAGCTGGTGCTCAACAAGAAGTTATAGATAAACTAAATTCTCTAACTAAAGGAGAGGTTGAAGTAAAAATTGTTCTGGTGAAATAG